CCTGCAACCCTTCGGCTGCCTGCCCAACCATATCACGGGCAAGGGCGTCATGAAGGAACTGAAGCGCCTGCGCCCCGGGGCCAACCTCATGGCCGTGGACTACGACCCCGGCAGCAGCGAGGCCAATCAGCTCAACCGCATCAAGCTCTTCATGGCCGTGGCACACAGCCACATGGATATGGCCCGGCAGGACGGGCAGGGCGTGCCGCCGGCCACGGCGGGCGACCTGCGCGCGGCACAGGCGCCGGGCCGCTGAACCGGTCAGGGGCATCCGCAAGCCGCAGGCAGGCGACATCCGGGCGACACTTGAAAGGCATTGGGGAGGCCCCTTGGCCGGCTTCTGGGCCGGCCTGGGGTGGCCGGCTCCGGGCGTGCTGCGGCCCGGAGCGGTGTGCTTACATCCTGCGCGGGGTATCCGGTTCCAGCTCGCGCAGCAGGTCCCGGTAGCGCCGTTCGTCGTCAGGATCGGCATGCGGCAGGGACAGCCCCCGCGACAGCCGCCCGGCAAGGCTGTCGGCCTCGCGCCGGGCTTCCATCTGGCGGGCCATGTCCGTAGCGGCATCCGGGCGCTGGGGGGCGGGCGCGGTCGTTTGTTCCGCACCGGGGGCATGGTCGTCCAGGCCCAGCAGGGAGGGACGCACATAGATGGGCGCACGGGCACGCAGGGCCAGGGCCACGGCATCGGCGGGCCGGCTGTCCAGACGGATGGTGCGTCCTTCGGCACGGATGGTCAGGGTGGCATAGTAGATGCCGTCGCGCAGGTCCGAGATTTCCACGGCGGAAAGCCGGGCATCCAGCGCCCTGAGGCTCATGAGCATGAGATCATGGGCCAGGGGGCGCGGCAGGGCTTCGCCGTTGAGCACCAGGGAAACGGACATGGCTTCCATGGCGCCCATAAGCAGCATGAGG
This genomic window from uncultured Desulfovibrio sp. contains:
- a CDS encoding bifunctional nuclease family protein, encoding MIEVHVTSLGLAPDRKTPVIWLRQVDGDATLMLLMGAMEAMSVSLVLNGEALPRPLAHDLMLMSLRALDARLSAVEISDLRDGIYYATLTIRAEGRTIRLDSRPADAVALALRARAPIYVRPSLLGLDDHAPGAEQTTAPAPQRPDAATDMARQMEARREADSLAGRLSRGLSLPHADPDDERRYRDLLRELEPDTPRRM